The following proteins are co-located in the Diaphorobacter sp. HDW4B genome:
- a CDS encoding IS481 family transposase: MLISLHKNATTTPAIRLALQQSSASDHELAQQYGIGLGTVRKWRHRTSVQDESHTAHHLQTTLNAAQEELVIYLRSQLLLPLDDLLAVVHEFIEPAMSRSALDRLLRRRGHSRLPTAVRAEHESKPFKAYEPGYVHIDVKYLPQMQDENKRRYVFVAIDRATRWVFIQIKQYKTAAAAHAFLATLKKAACFKIRTILTDNGKEFSDRLFGKHEKQPSGDHEFDLLCKELGIEHRLTRPRTPRTNGMVERFNGRLSQVLRTHHFNSAEDLEKTLHRFVWLYNQQIPQKALRHETPVQALKRWQASHPKLFEKNVRNHPGPDM, from the coding sequence ATGCTGATCTCATTGCACAAGAACGCAACCACCACGCCAGCGATTCGCCTGGCGCTGCAGCAATCGAGTGCGTCCGACCACGAGCTTGCGCAGCAATATGGCATTGGACTTGGTACGGTGCGCAAGTGGCGCCATCGCACAAGCGTGCAGGATGAAAGCCATACCGCTCATCACCTGCAGACAACGCTCAACGCAGCGCAGGAAGAGCTGGTGATCTATCTGCGATCTCAACTGCTGCTGCCTCTGGATGATTTGCTGGCAGTCGTTCACGAATTCATTGAACCTGCGATGAGCCGCTCGGCGCTGGATCGATTGCTGCGTCGCCGAGGACATTCGCGCTTACCCACGGCCGTTCGAGCCGAGCACGAAAGCAAACCGTTCAAAGCCTATGAGCCGGGCTATGTGCACATTGATGTGAAGTACCTGCCCCAGATGCAGGATGAGAACAAGCGCCGATATGTCTTTGTTGCCATTGACCGAGCTACGCGTTGGGTGTTCATCCAGATCAAGCAATACAAGACGGCAGCGGCTGCGCACGCGTTTTTGGCGACCCTGAAGAAAGCTGCTTGCTTCAAGATTCGCACGATCCTCACAGATAACGGCAAAGAGTTCTCGGATCGTCTGTTTGGCAAGCACGAGAAGCAACCAAGCGGTGATCACGAGTTTGATTTACTGTGCAAGGAACTCGGTATAGAGCACCGACTCACACGGCCCAGAACGCCACGTACCAACGGAATGGTGGAGCGCTTCAACGGAAGGCTCAGCCAAGTGCTGCGCACGCATCACTTCAACAGTGCAGAGGATCTAGAGAAGACGCTTCATCGCTTTGTGTGGCTGTACAACCAGCAGATTCCACAGAAAGCTCTGCGGCATGAAACGCCCGTTCAGGCCCTCAAGCGATGGCAGGCGTCACATCCAAAATTGTTTGAAAAGAACGTGCGCAATCATCCGGGACCTGACATGTAG
- a CDS encoding IS3 family transposase (programmed frameshift), with amino-acid sequence MSKQRYPQEFKTEAVKQITERGHKVADVSARLGVSQHSLYQWIKAQGTPAHDRPAQVSQTEELRRLKAELKRVTEERDILKKGRSVLCQAVRVKYAFIKRHEGEYSIRRLCKVMAVHPSGYYAWKAQPMSLRAKDDQRLLGLLKHAWLESGGVYGYRKLTMDMRDLGESCGKHRVARLLKIEGLRSQTGYKRRAGMRGGKPAIVAPNHLQRRFAAAEPNQAWVTDITYIRTHEGWLYLAVVVDLFSRQVVGWSMGSRIDTGLVLDALLMALWRRRPKLPVMVHSDQGSQFTGHDWQGFLRDHNLVSSMSRRGNCHDNAVAESFFQLLKRERIRRQIYPTRDEARADVFNYIEMFYNPKRRHGTAGDISPVEFERRHSQRLESV; translated from the exons ATGAGTAAGCAAAGATATCCCCAAGAATTCAAGACCGAAGCGGTCAAGCAGATCACTGAGCGCGGCCATAAGGTGGCCGATGTTTCAGCCCGACTAGGCGTAAGTCAGCACAGCCTTTATCAATGGATCAAGGCTCAAGGAACGCCTGCCCATGATCGGCCGGCACAGGTGTCACAAACCGAGGAGTTGCGACGACTGAAGGCTGAACTCAAGCGAGTCACAGAGGAGCGCGACATCCTAAAAAAGG GCCGCAGCGTACTTTGCCAAGCAGTCCGGGTGAAGTACGCATTCATCAAGCGCCATGAAGGTGAGTACAGCATTCGCCGACTGTGCAAGGTCATGGCTGTACACCCTAGCGGCTACTACGCCTGGAAGGCGCAACCGATGAGCCTTCGTGCAAAGGACGATCAACGTCTGTTGGGTCTTCTCAAGCATGCGTGGCTCGAGAGTGGTGGCGTCTATGGCTATCGCAAGCTGACCATGGACATGCGTGATTTGGGCGAGAGCTGCGGCAAGCATCGCGTGGCACGACTGCTCAAAATCGAGGGGCTGCGCTCACAGACGGGCTACAAACGCCGTGCAGGCATGCGTGGCGGCAAACCTGCCATCGTCGCGCCCAATCACTTGCAGCGCCGCTTCGCAGCGGCCGAGCCCAACCAAGCTTGGGTGACTGACATCACATACATCCGCACCCATGAAGGTTGGCTGTATCTGGCGGTGGTGGTTGACCTGTTCTCACGTCAGGTTGTTGGCTGGTCTATGGGCAGCCGCATCGATACTGGCTTGGTGCTCGATGCACTGTTGATGGCCTTGTGGCGTCGCAGGCCTAAGCTGCCTGTCATGGTGCATTCGGATCAGGGTAGTCAGTTTACAGGCCATGACTGGCAGGGCTTTCTGCGAGATCACAATCTGGTCTCCAGCATGAGTCGTCGCGGCAACTGTCACGACAACGCCGTGGCCGAGAGCTTCTTCCAGTTGCTCAAGCGCGAGCGTATTCGCCGCCAGATTTACCCGACGCGCGATGAGGCCAGGGCTGATGTCTTCAACTACATCGAGATGTTTTACAACCCGAAAAGGCGTCATGGCACCGCCGGAGATATCTCTCCGGTAGAGTTCGAAAGACGGCATTCCCAACGGCTCGAAAGTGTCTAG